A section of the Cloacibacillus sp. An23 genome encodes:
- a CDS encoding NAD(P)H-dependent oxidoreductase: protein MLICAAVLGIMGCGTAFASSRILVVSGSPDIQKSIANRTILEEVHKAIPDAGILYLDQTKVESQDDIKRERERVLDADIIVFQYPIYWYQPPSIFKNYLDSVYTFGFAHDAEGGLLNGKTLILSCTSGAPESDYAPGKRMNHAMIDFQLPLIQFANLCGLDFGGLVYSGGYNLGRRDQEHDKQVEQARLHAKRLIDKIREVSK, encoded by the coding sequence TTGCTTATCTGCGCGGCCGTCCTCGGGATAATGGGATGCGGGACGGCCTTTGCCTCCAGCCGTATCCTGGTCGTTTCGGGAAGCCCGGATATCCAGAAATCGATCGCCAACCGCACGATCCTCGAAGAAGTACACAAAGCGATTCCGGATGCCGGCATTCTGTACCTCGACCAAACCAAAGTAGAATCTCAGGACGACATAAAACGCGAACGCGAGCGCGTCCTCGACGCGGATATTATAGTGTTTCAGTATCCTATCTATTGGTATCAGCCGCCGTCCATATTCAAAAACTATTTGGACAGCGTCTACACGTTTGGATTCGCCCATGACGCGGAGGGCGGACTGCTGAACGGGAAGACGCTTATTCTGTCGTGCACTTCCGGAGCGCCGGAGAGCGACTACGCCCCCGGAAAGCGCATGAATCACGCCATGATCGATTTCCAGCTTCCGCTGATACAGTTTGCGAATCTTTGCGGACTGGATTTCGGCGGCCTTGTCTACAGCGGGGGTTACAACCTCGGACGCCGCGACCAGGAACACGACAAGCAGGTGGAGCAGGCCCGTCTGCACGCGAAACGTCTGATTGATAAAATCAGAGAGGTTTCGAAATAA
- a CDS encoding iron-containing alcohol dehydrogenase — MIEDFTYYTPTKVVFGRGAENKTGALVAELGCKKVLLHYGGGSAERTGLLGRIRESLREAGVGFAELGGVVPNPRLSLVREGIELCLRERADFILAVGGGSVIDSAKAIGYGAADEERGDVWDFYARTRVPRACLPVGAVLTISAAGSEMSASSVITNEETETKRGYGNDISRPKFAVMNPELTMTLPAYQTACGCTDILMHTMERWFGGGGNMELTDGMAAALMRTVMRNARILMEKPGDYDARAEVMWAGSLSHNGLTGCGTDGGDWATHQLEHEIGAIFDVAHGAGLAAVWGSWARYVYKENPARFAKFAEEVMCVARRATDEETALAGIAAMEDFYREIKMPTTIRGLGIEPTEAQLKEMAEKCESKFEGGVGTMKKLFAPDMEKIYRAAM; from the coding sequence CAAGACTGGAGCGCTCGTCGCGGAGCTCGGCTGCAAAAAAGTCCTGCTCCACTACGGCGGCGGGAGCGCCGAACGCACGGGGCTGCTCGGCAGGATACGCGAGTCGCTGCGCGAAGCGGGCGTCGGGTTCGCCGAGCTAGGCGGCGTCGTGCCCAATCCGCGTCTCTCGCTCGTGCGCGAAGGGATAGAGCTCTGCCTCCGCGAAAGAGCGGACTTCATACTGGCCGTAGGAGGCGGAAGCGTTATAGACTCGGCGAAGGCGATAGGCTACGGGGCCGCCGACGAAGAGCGCGGCGACGTCTGGGACTTCTACGCGCGCACGCGGGTTCCGCGCGCCTGTCTGCCCGTCGGCGCGGTGCTGACGATCTCCGCGGCGGGCAGCGAGATGAGCGCCTCGTCGGTGATCACGAACGAAGAGACCGAAACGAAGCGCGGCTACGGCAACGACATCAGCCGCCCGAAATTCGCAGTCATGAACCCGGAGCTGACAATGACCCTGCCCGCCTACCAGACGGCCTGCGGCTGCACGGACATCCTCATGCACACGATGGAACGCTGGTTCGGCGGCGGCGGGAACATGGAGCTGACCGACGGCATGGCGGCGGCGCTCATGCGCACGGTGATGAGGAACGCGCGCATACTCATGGAAAAGCCCGGCGACTACGACGCGCGCGCCGAAGTCATGTGGGCCGGCAGTCTATCGCACAACGGCCTCACCGGCTGCGGCACGGACGGAGGCGACTGGGCGACGCACCAGCTCGAACACGAGATAGGCGCTATCTTCGACGTGGCGCACGGCGCGGGCCTCGCCGCCGTATGGGGAAGCTGGGCGAGATACGTCTACAAGGAAAACCCCGCGCGCTTCGCGAAATTCGCCGAAGAGGTCATGTGCGTAGCGCGCCGAGCGACGGACGAAGAGACGGCGCTCGCCGGTATAGCCGCTATGGAAGACTTCTACCGCGAGATAAAAATGCCCACGACGATACGCGGCCTCGGCATAGAGCCGACCGAAGCGCAGCTGAAGGAAATGGCCGAGAAATGCGAATCGAAATTCGAGGGCGGCGTAGGCACGATGAAAAAGCTCTTCGCACCGGACATGGAGAAGATATACAGGGCTGCGATGTAG